One part of the Bacillus rossius redtenbacheri isolate Brsri chromosome 18, Brsri_v3, whole genome shotgun sequence genome encodes these proteins:
- the LOC134541453 gene encoding GPI mannosyltransferase 4 has product MNFEWFKTFAKRWKSIQIGSLIHEDKIVGLVSFWILASLRIILTLLPQSGYIHPDEFFQSVEVVAGDVFDLEVSRPWEFNTTFPVRSAAVLYGVVGVPLALLKAVSPFAALWFGWELRTPYAVLATARLAACLLSFLVDLALYRACRACGRDHRALLVALASSFVVLVYGTRTFSNTIEMALQSVLIGCVADCMALSEQVIERREYLDEQHRKAGSPADRARVHKLRLLLPRHSLRRCAAVATLTVVGVFNRPTFLAFAVAPVFFWLQRGLGSASVGLLDFHLRMLALVLAGLPTLVLLILVDSFYYGYLTLGEISAVKLSLDNLVVTPLNFIKYNANADNLARHGLHPRYLHLLVNVPLLYNALGLVALGAALRLVYRCVCRRWRDLPRAQSVVGLMTASWLVPVALLSLFPHQEPRFLVPVTLPLVFLYTRRLHRHGGLALSCWYACNILLTAFFGFAHQGGVWPLAEHFSREMAAKPRLTAVHLVTSYVYPLPLFPLMLRNSRRPLFSRQTNQHYRLAREFHPYELGSGGLDRVLGRAESLITSCERTYAEKKLDYRVYVALPMSLAERFYGLVDRTNSSLSYATVKVFYPHVSTEALPSFPLAAKCRPEQSESDSCEEYFYSSPIKFFSRYAQQFGLALIKIQKVSRLM; this is encoded by the exons ATGAATTTTGAATGGTTTAAAACATTTGCAAAGCGTTGGAAATCAATACAAATTGGTAGCCTCATCCATGAAGATAAAATCGTAGGCTTGGTATCATTTTGGATTTTAGCCTCTCTTCGTATAATTTTAACGCTGCTGCCCCAAAGTGGTTACATACACCCTGATGAGTTTTTCCAGTCGGTGGAGGTTGTCGCAG GAGATGTGTTCGACCTGGAGGTGTCCCGGCCGTGGGAGTTCAACACGACGTTCCCGGTGCGCAGCGCGGCCGTGCTGTACGGCGTGGTGGGCGTGCCGCTGGCGCTGCTCAAGGCCGTGTCGCCCTTCGCGGCGCTGTGGTTCGGCTGGGAGCTGCGCACGCCCTACGCCGTGCTGGCGACGGCGCGGCTCGCCGCCTGCCTGCTGTCCTTCCTCGTGGACCTCGCCCTGTACCGCGCCTGCCGGGCGTGCGGCCGAGACCACCGCGCGCTCCTCGTCGCGCTCGCCAGCTCCTTCGTCGTGCTGGTGTACGGGACGCGGACGTTCTCAAACACCATCGAGATGGCGCTGCAGTCCGTGCTGATCGGCTGCGTCGCGGACTGCATGGCGCTCTCCGAACAG GTGATCGAGCGACGGGAGTACCTGGACGAGCAGCACCGCAAGGCGGGCTCGCCCGCGGACCGCGCCAGGGTGCACAAGCTCCGCCTGCTGCTGCCCAGGCACTCGCTGAGGCGCTGCGCAGCCGTCGCCACCCTCACCGTGGTGGGCGTGTTCAACCGGCCGACGTTCCTGGCCTTCGCCGTCGCGCCGGTCTTCTTCTGGCTGCAGCGGGGGCTCGGCTCGGCCTCGGTCGGCCTCCTGGACTTCCACCTCCGCATGCTGGCGCTCGTGCTCGCGG GCCTGCCAACCCTGGTGCTGCTGATCCTGGTGGACTCGTTCTACTACGGCTACCTGACGCTGGGCGAGATCAGCGCCGTGAAGCTGAGCCTGGACAACCTGGTGGTGACGCCGCTCAACTTCATCAAGTACAACGCCAACGCCGACAACCTGGCGCGTCACGGCCTCCACCCCCGCTACCTGCACCTGCTCGTCAACGTCCCGCTGCTGTACAACGCCCTGGGGCTCGTGGCGCTGGGCGCGGCGCTCCGGCTTGTCTACAG GTGCGTGTGCCGGCGCTGGCGCGACCTCCCGCGCGCGCAGAGCGTCGTGGGGCTGATGACGGCGTCCTGGCTGGTGCCCGTGGCGCTGCTGTCGCTGTTCCCCCACCAGGAGCCCCGGTTCCTGGTGCCCGTCACCCTGCCGCTCGTGTTCCTCTACACCCGGCGCCTGCACCGGCACGGCGGCCTCGCCCTGTCGTGCTGGTACGCCTGCAACATCCTGCTCACCGCGTTCTTCGGGTTCGCGCACCAGGGCGGGGTGTGGCCCCTGGCGGAGCACTTCTCCCGGGAGATGGCGGCCAAGCCGCGGCTGACCGCCGTCCACCTGGTCACCAGCTACGTCTACCCCCTGCCGCTGTTCCCGCTGATGCTGCGCAACTCCAGACGCCCGCTGTTCAGCCGGCAGACGAACCAGCACTACCGCCTCGCCAGGGAGTTCCACCCGTACGAGCTGGGCTCCGGCGGCCTTGACCGGGTCCTGGGCCGGGCGGAGTCTCTGATAACGTCCTGCGAGCGGACGTACGCGGAGAAGAAGCTCGACTACAGGGTCTACGTCGCCCTGCCCATGAGCCTGGCCGAGCGGTTCTACGGGCTCGTCGACCGGACGAACTCGTCCCTCTCCTACGCGACGGTGAAGGTGTTCTACCCGCACGTCTCCACCGAAGCCCTGCCGAGTTTCCCTCTGGCGGCGAAGTGCCGACCCGAGCAATCCGAGTCCGACTCTTGCGAGGAGTATTTTTATAGCTCTCCGATTAAATTCTTCTCCAGATATGCCCAGCAGTTCGGCCTTGCTTTGATAAAAATTCAGAAGGTCAGTCGGCTGATGTGA
- the LOC134541114 gene encoding putative nuclease HARBI1 isoform X1, translating into MNDKQLALYTFYSFFNNSDSESDSDSDSDTSNSGSSDDELYEDEVETMYTILMMVDKSCANPIQKPVPNNHIERVIPSYMIEEFKSSFRMLPSTYEHVLTLIGPAITSSSAFVGRKTIEADKQLKLTLYYLASPNSYRSMCEMFGVGRATIVRTLKRVTYALHCLAPQWIKWPKGDEAVRVCREFEAVCGFPRVIGAIAGTQVNVPAPREDACSIVNRKNDYSIHLQVVCDARGVFTHCVAGDTASLLETSARGASPLARRLADPGEHFPGGAHLVGDAAYGLQAHLQVPFGRGAAATELQRNYDRCLALGARPAEVALGTLRGRFRGLQDTLPVADTRKIPELVMACCVLHNVCALAGDRLDDEDYAAATLAHAPVHAGAGARATGELLRESIMERLPLKPEQGAA; encoded by the exons ATGAATGATAAACAATTAGCTTTGTATACGTTTTATAGTTTCTTTAATAATAGTGATTCAGAAAGCGATAGCGATAGTGACAGCGATACGTCTAATTCCGGCTCAAGCGATGATGAATTATATGAGGATGAAGTTGAAACGATGTATACAATTCTTATGATGGTAGATAAATCTTGCGCGAACCCTATTCAAAAACCTGTACCCAACAATCACATTGAGCGAGTAATACCTAGCTACATGATTGAAGAATTTAAATCTAGTTTTAG AATGCTCCCGAGCACGTACGAACACGTCCTGACGCTGATCGGACCCGCCATCACGTCGTCGTCCGCCTTCGTGGGCAGAAAGACGATCGAGGCAGACAAGCAGTTGAAGCTGACCTTGTACTACCTGGCGTCGCCCAATAGCTACAG GTCGATGTGCGAGATGTTCGGCGTGGGGCGCGCCACCATCGTGCGGACACTCAAGAGGGTCACGTACGCGCTCCACTGCCTCGCCCCGCAGTGGATCAAGTGGCCCAAGGGGGACGAGGCAGTCAGGGTCTGCCGGGAGTTCGAAGCCGTCTGCGGGTTCCCCCGAGTCATCGGAGCGATAGCCGGCACGCAGGTGAACGTGCCGGCTCCGAGGGAGGACGCCTGCTCCATCGTCAACCGCAAGAACGACTATTCAATCCACCTGCAG GTGGTGTGCGACGCGCGCGGCGTGTTCACGCACTGCGTCGCCGGGGACACGGCCTCGCTCCTGGAGACCAGTGCGCGCGGGGCCTCGCCGCTGGCGCGCCGCCTGGCCGACCCGGGGGAGCACTTCCCCGGCGGCGCGCACCTGGTCGGGGACGCCGCCTACGGCCTCCAGGCGCACCTGCAGGTGCCGTTCGGGCGCGGCGCGGCGGCGACGGAGCTGCAGCGCAACTACGACCGCTGCCTGGCGCTGGGGGCGCGCCCCGCCGAGGTGGCCCTGGGCACGCTGCGGGGCAGGTTCCGCGGGCTGCAGGACACGCTGCCCGTCGCAGACACCAGGAAGATCCCGGAGCTGGTGATGGCGTGCTGCGTGCTGCACAACGTGTGCGCGCTGGCCGGCGACCGCCTGGACGACGAGGACTACGCCGCGGCGACGCTCGCGCACGCGCCCGTGCACGCCGGCGCGGGCGCGCGGGCGACGGGGGAGCTGCTGCGCGAGTCCATCATGGAGCGGCTGCCGCTCAAGCCGGAGCAGGGGGCCGCGTAG
- the LOC134541114 gene encoding putative nuclease HARBI1 isoform X2 has product MLPSTYEHVLTLIGPAITSSSAFVGRKTIEADKQLKLTLYYLASPNSYRSMCEMFGVGRATIVRTLKRVTYALHCLAPQWIKWPKGDEAVRVCREFEAVCGFPRVIGAIAGTQVNVPAPREDACSIVNRKNDYSIHLQVVCDARGVFTHCVAGDTASLLETSARGASPLARRLADPGEHFPGGAHLVGDAAYGLQAHLQVPFGRGAAATELQRNYDRCLALGARPAEVALGTLRGRFRGLQDTLPVADTRKIPELVMACCVLHNVCALAGDRLDDEDYAAATLAHAPVHAGAGARATGELLRESIMERLPLKPEQGAA; this is encoded by the exons ATGCTCCCGAGCACGTACGAACACGTCCTGACGCTGATCGGACCCGCCATCACGTCGTCGTCCGCCTTCGTGGGCAGAAAGACGATCGAGGCAGACAAGCAGTTGAAGCTGACCTTGTACTACCTGGCGTCGCCCAATAGCTACAG GTCGATGTGCGAGATGTTCGGCGTGGGGCGCGCCACCATCGTGCGGACACTCAAGAGGGTCACGTACGCGCTCCACTGCCTCGCCCCGCAGTGGATCAAGTGGCCCAAGGGGGACGAGGCAGTCAGGGTCTGCCGGGAGTTCGAAGCCGTCTGCGGGTTCCCCCGAGTCATCGGAGCGATAGCCGGCACGCAGGTGAACGTGCCGGCTCCGAGGGAGGACGCCTGCTCCATCGTCAACCGCAAGAACGACTATTCAATCCACCTGCAG GTGGTGTGCGACGCGCGCGGCGTGTTCACGCACTGCGTCGCCGGGGACACGGCCTCGCTCCTGGAGACCAGTGCGCGCGGGGCCTCGCCGCTGGCGCGCCGCCTGGCCGACCCGGGGGAGCACTTCCCCGGCGGCGCGCACCTGGTCGGGGACGCCGCCTACGGCCTCCAGGCGCACCTGCAGGTGCCGTTCGGGCGCGGCGCGGCGGCGACGGAGCTGCAGCGCAACTACGACCGCTGCCTGGCGCTGGGGGCGCGCCCCGCCGAGGTGGCCCTGGGCACGCTGCGGGGCAGGTTCCGCGGGCTGCAGGACACGCTGCCCGTCGCAGACACCAGGAAGATCCCGGAGCTGGTGATGGCGTGCTGCGTGCTGCACAACGTGTGCGCGCTGGCCGGCGACCGCCTGGACGACGAGGACTACGCCGCGGCGACGCTCGCGCACGCGCCCGTGCACGCCGGCGCGGGCGCGCGGGCGACGGGGGAGCTGCTGCGCGAGTCCATCATGGAGCGGCTGCCGCTCAAGCCGGAGCAGGGGGCCGCGTAG
- the LOC134541115 gene encoding uncharacterized protein LOC134541115 isoform X3, which produces MDSAFLRRFQKKLYVPLPDRVARQALMRTECGGTPATLDPEQWDWLAARTEGFSAAELAGLAKEALFLPVLELGRAAHWRTDAQGLMEPCSRNAEGAVPHSLAALRPDQVAVRDVTFEDFQQALRNSKRSVTAQEMEQFRQFTEEFGQLQ; this is translated from the exons ATGGACTCTGCCTTCCTGCGCCGCTTCCAGAAGAAGCTGTACGTGCCGCTGCCCGACCG GGTGGCGCGGCAGGCGCTGATGCGGACCGAGTGCGGGGGCACGCCGGCGACGCTGGACCCGGAGCAGTGGGACTGGCTGGCGGCCCGCACCGAGGGCTTCTCCGCGGCCGAGCTGGCCGGCCTGGCCAAGGAGGCCCTGTTCCTGCCCGTGCTGGAGCTGGGGCGGGCCGCCCACTGGAGGACGGACGCCC AGGGCCTGATGGAGCCGTGCAGCCGCAACGCGGAGGGCGCCGTGCCCCACTCGCTGGCCGCGCTGCGCCCCGACCAG GTGGCGGTGCGAGACGTCACGTTCGAGGACTTCCAGCAGGCGCTGCGCAACTCCAAGAGGAGTGTCACCGCTCAGGAGATGGAGCAGTTCCGCCAGTTCACCGAGGAGTTTGGGCAGCTCCAGTAG